The following nucleotide sequence is from Alkalihalobacillus sp. LMS39.
TTTTTGACATAATAGAACCCGCTTAATGCTTTAATGATTTTGCCTTTTGCCATGACGCCTCCTTAGCTTCACTTTCTAAAGAAAGAATTAGGGATAGTGTCACCTATCCCTCTTTACATGTTTTCATTTAATAGGAATAACTATACGTTTTTACTTCTTCCCCATCAATGAATAACTTCACGGTCGCACCCTTTTCTGTACTCACTCGTAATGGAACTCGGTATGTTTTAGAATCTTTTATCGTTTCATCAACAAATACTTTCTCACTCGATGTCGTAGCATCATCAAAGACAATTCGAATATGGAAAGAAGCTCCACGCTCTTTATCTTCATCGTCTACACCAATTGGGATTTGCGCTTCGATTGCCCTTGATTTTGGTTCTTGCGGTTCTGGTTCTGGTTCCGGTTCTGGTTCTGGCTCTGGTTCTGGTTCTGGACCTTTGGAAACAACGAGATTGACAACATCTCCTTTTTTCACTTTTGTAAATGGGTTAGGAGACTGAGAAATGATCCTTCCTTCTGTTACACTATTTGAATGTTGATTTGTAAATTGTCCGACAAGCCCTTCTGATTTTAAATATTCTCGAGCAGCTTCCTCTGTAATGCCTGATAAATTTTCTAAAGAAATTTCAGCTTCAGCACTAACAGTTAAGTGAACAGTTGTTTCTTCCATGATAATGAGCGAGCCGGCTTCTGGATTTTGAGACAAAATAATGCCCGGTTCATATTCACCTGTTTCCCGTTCTACAAATTCGATTTCTGCTACTCCTTCTAACAAACGTTCTGCTCGATCTCGTGGTAAATCAACGACGTTTGGCATTGCTGTTTTTTCTTTTCCTTCACTAACATAAAGGGTGACAACACTGTTCACCTTCACAACTGAACCACTACGAGGATGTTGCCGAACAACCGTATTTTCTTCTGCTTCATCGTCTGCAATGAACTCTATTTCAACTTCAAGGTCCTTTTCAACAAGTGTGGCCTCTGCTTCATCTACATCTAATGTAAGAACATCTGGTACTTCTACTTCATCTACTTTAAGAAGATTAGGAAGAAAAGCAAATGTACCAACAGCAGCTAGTAAAAATAAAAAGATTAACAGAACGATAATTTTTACCGTTCGCTTTTTCTTTTTCCCCTTTTCTTTTGGTAGTTCTGCTGGAGGCTCTACTTTGTCAGGCTTTGGTTGTGTCGCCTCAATCGTTTTGTCCATATCATTATCATTTAACATGTTATCCTTTATAATCGGAATCGCTTTTGTCACTTCGTCATCTGTTGGAATAACAAATGGTTCTTCATGAAAACGACTTGGATCAAGTGCTGTTTCTAAATCTTCAGCCATATCATACACCGTTGCATATCTGTGAAACGGGTCCTTCGCTGTCGCTTTTTTTATAATGTTTTCGATACTTTGAGGAACATTCTCTTGATACGACCGAACAGAAGGAACTTCGCTTTGCAAATGTTTAATTGCAATCGAAACCGCTGTATCTCCTGAAAAAGGGAGTTTTCCTGTTACCATCTCATATAATACAATACCTAATGAATAAATATCAGATTTAAGATTAACAACTCCACCTCTTGCTTGTTCTGGGGATAAATAATGAACCGATCCCATTACAGAATTTGTATGAGTAATCGTTGCGGACGACATCGCTCTAGCAATACCGAAATCTGTTACTTTAGCATCCCCATTTGAGCTGATTAATATATTATGAGGCTTAATATCCCTGTGAACAATTTGATTCATATGGGCATGAGAAATAGCTGACATGACTTGTGACATGATATGAATCGTCTCATCAAGTGGAATTGGCCCTTTTTGTTGTATGTACTCTTTTAATGTTGGACCTTCAACATATTCCATAACTATATAATAAATATCTTCTTCTTCCCCAACATCATAAATACTAACGACATTCGGATGAGCTAAGCTTGTCGCTGCTTGTGCTTCTCTACGAAACCGTTTAATAAACTGTTCATCACCTGAAAATTGAGGTTGCAACACTTTAACTGCCACTTCTCGATCGAGGATAACATCAAGTGCTTTATAGACGTTGGCCATTCCGCCACCGCCTACTCTGTCAAGGATTTGATAACGACCACTAATTCTTTTTCCTATCATTCTTTTCACCTAACCTCATCGTCGGAAGAAGAATAATGTACAACCGCAACAGTAATATTATCTTCCCCACCACGTTCATTAGCAATCGTTATAAGCTTATTAACCTTTTCTTCTATCTTTTCATCTGATAGCAAGACATCATTAATTTCTTCATCAATTACTTTGTTGCTTAGCCCATCAGAACATAATAATAAATAGTTTCCAATTTCCCATTCTAACGTAATCACGTCAACTTTAATTTGACTTTCTGTTCCTAATGCTCGTAATAACACATTTTTTCTTGGGTGATTTTCTGCTTCTTGGTCCGTAATTTGACCTGTTCTTACTAGTTCATTCACTAATGAATGATCTTGCGTTTTTTGGATAAAACCACTTGTATTCAATACGTACCCTCGGCTATCTCCAATATGTGCGATTGTAACAAATTGATTTGTGCAAATCGCAGCGACTAATGTTGTACCCATGCCTTGACATTCAACATGTTCATTCGCATGGGAATACAACTTTTCGTTAACTTGATAAATATTATCCATTAGCCATTGTTCTGCATGTGAAGGATTTGAAATTTGTTCAACTTCACTCCACTTTTCTTCTAGAATCATTTTCGTCATTTTACTTGCGACATCCCCTGCTTGATGACCGCCCATTCCATCTGCAACAACCGCTAATACAGCACCATCTTTTGCAAGAAACACGCCCCCATTGTCCTCATTATGCGGTCTTGCTTGTCCGACATCTGTCTTAAATGCAAAATTCATATCCATTCACCTCGTCTCCTCTTTCCGCTCCTTCGCTCTTAGCTGGCCACATGCTGCATCAATATCGTGACCTTGCTCACGGCGAATCGTTGTATTAATCCCACGCTTTTTTAACACTCGTTCAAAGCTAAAAATTTGTTCTCGTGGTGTTCGTTTATAATCTCTCTCTACTACATAGTTTACCGGAATTAAGTTCACATGGCATTTAATATTTTTTATTAAATCCGCTAATTGCTCGGCATGCTCATCCTGGTCATTTACTCCACCAAATAATCCATACTCAAACGTCACTCTTCTTCCTGTTTTATCAATATAATAGGCAATAGCATCCATCAACTTCGGCAACGGATAAGCTTTATTTATCGGCATAAGCTTCGTCCTGATTTCCATAGTCGGAGCATGTAAAGAAATCGCGAAATTAATTTGCATTCCTTCATCTGCAAATTTATAAATATAAGGGACAATACCACTTGTTGAAACTGTAATATGTCGAGCCCCAATATTGAGGCCTTGATCGTGGTTTATTGTTTTAATAAAAGATAATAACGCTTCATAATTATCAAAAGGCTCACCAATGCCCATGACGACAACAGAACTCACTCGCTGTTCTTGCGCATCCATTGCGCGTTGTGCCTCTAATACTTGAGCGACAATTTCGCCGGCTTCTAAGTTACGCTTTAATCCTCCTAATGTTGACGCACAGAACGTACAGCCAATTCGACAACCGACTTGAGTTGTAACACAAACACTATTTCCATATTCATGTCGCATTACTACCGTTTCAATAGAGTAGCCATCATGTAATTCAAACAAAAACTTTACCGTCCCATCGCTTGAGACTTGCTTTGTCACAATATGTAACGTTGTTAATGTAAAGGCTTGCGTAAGCTTTTCTCGTAGTTGATTTGATAAATTTGTCATATCATCCACTTGTGTGACTCTTTTTTTATACAACCAATCGTAAATTTGTGCTGCTCGAAACTTTGGTTCACCTTCATCTACTAACCATTGCTCAAGTTCATTAAATGAAAGAGAATAAATGGATACTTTATTCTCTTTATCCGTTTTCGCCTTCATTTCAGCCATACTACGCCTCCTCACACTAAGAGTTTCTTACTAATGCTGCAATAAAAAAGCCATCTGTTCCAAACTCATGCGGTAAAATCGTTACATATCCAGTATTTCCTTGTTTCTTTCGTTGTAATACGTTAGGTAACCTTTCAAATAAAGTTGGGTCAAAATCAAATTCTTTATGTTCTTTCAAGAAATTCAACACGATGTCTTCATTTTCGATGGCGTCAATCGTACATGTACTATAGACAAGTGTCCCACCTTTTTTTAATAAAGGAGCAACATGAGCTAAAATCTTTTGTTGGATCGTCGAAATAGCCTCCATATCTTTGGTCGTTTTCGTCCATTTTAAATCTGGTTTTCTTTGAATGACACCTAAACCAGAACACGGAGCATCGACTAAAATATAATCAAATGATTGCTCGCTATAATGCTCGTTAGCTAGGCGGGCATCCAATACCTGTTCACGAACATTTGTTAACTGTAATCGCTCTTTGCTTTCTTTAATTAACTTCACCTTATGTTCATGTAAATCTAAAGCAATCACATTTCCTGTGTTCATCATCCGTTCGGCAAGATGTGTAGATTTACCGCCAGGCGCTGCACAACAATCTAATACTTGACTATGTTTTGATGGAGCTAATGCGCGTGCAACGAGCATTGAACTTTCATCTTGTATTGTTATAAAGCCATTACGGAATGACTCTGTCTTCGGAATATTTCCATTTACAACTTTTAATGCATCCTCAGATAAGTGACCATGTTCTACTTCAATGCCTTCTTCTCGCAACCTTATGATTGCCTCCTCTTTCGTTCCTTTCGTTTGATTCACCCGAAGTGTTACGACAGGAGGCCTTAGGTTTTGTTCACATATTTTCTTTGTTGCATCAAAGCCATATTGATCGACCCATCTTTTTACTAACCATAATGGATGACTTGTTTCAACAGCTAAACGCTCGACTTCATCACTGATATCAGAAAAGTCTGAAAGTCCTTCCCTTTGTATACTTCGAAGAATGCCATTCACCATACCTGAAATTCCTTGGTGACCTCGTTTTTTCGCTATTTTTACTGCTTCATGGACAACAGCCCGTTCTGGAACTTTATTTAAATATACCATTTGATAAAGCGATAACCTCAGCAAAACATGGACCCATTGCTGCAATGAGGATAACCCTTTTTTAACGAAAGGCTTCAAGTAATAATCAAGCGTGTCTCTACGTTGAATCGTTCCATAAATGATTTCTGTTAATAAGGCGACATCGCGCTTTTCAATTTCTGTTTTATTGATCGTTTGATTTAACAACAAATTGCTATATGCCTGATTTTTTTCAATTTGAAGTAACACATCAAGTGCGATCTCGCGAACTGACTTTTTACTCATCATCTTCTCCTATTATCATGCCTTCTTTTAAAAACGAACCTGTTCCTTGCAAATACTGTTGTGCCATCATCCGTTTTTTTCCTGCAGGTTGTAAATCTGTAATTTTTATTCCAACTTCATTTCCTGTTGCAACAATAAAGCCATCATTTTCTATACGTAAAATGGTTCCTGGACATTGCCCGTTATCGACTTTTACTTTATTACCCCACCAGACTTTTACATTTTTGTCCTCTATCGTTGTAAAGGCAACAGGCCAGGGATGAAGGCCGCGAATTTGATTATAAATAGCTTCTCCGTTCATTGCCCAATTTATTTTTTCTTGTTCTCTTGATATATTTTTAGCAAACGTTGCTTCATCATCATCTTGTTGTTGGGGCTTAATATCACCAGCTAGTAAGTCTGGTAGCGTAGTAGATAATAGTTTTGCACCTGCAGCACTTAATTTATTATGAAGTGATCCTACATGATCATTTTCTAATATTGGAACGACTGTTTGTGAAATAATGTCGCCCGCATCTAGTTTTTCCGCCATATACATAATCGTAATTCCAGTTTCTTTCTCACCATCGATGATCGCTTGATGAATCGGTGCTCCACCTCGATATTTTGGCAATAGAGAAGCATGAACATTAATGCACCCATACTTCGGGGCATCTAACAAAGCCTTAGGCAAGATTTGGCCAAATGCAGCCGTAATAATTAAATCTGGTTTTAGTTCTAAGATTGTTTCTAATTCTTTTTCATCTTTAATTTTTTCTGGCTGGTACACGGGAATATTATTGGCTAAAGCTTCTACTTTAACAGGTGGGGGCGTGATCGTTTTTTTTCGTCCTTTCGGTCGGTCAGGTTGTGTCACAACCGCTATAATGTGATAATCATCATCTAATAATTGCTTTAAAACTGGTACTGAAAAATCTGGCGTTCCCATAAAAATAACGTTCATTATTATCCTCACTTTCACAACATACTTTCATTACATAAACATTTGTGGATTTGTATCTACGGACAATTGCAATTGGCCTTGACTCGTTTCTCGCATATACATTTGCTGAATTTCTCTTAGTAATTCCGGTAGCTCTGGTTCATTTTTGTATTTTATCAAACATTGATATCGATATCTATCTTTAATCCGCGGGATCGGCGAAGCAACAGGGCCTAACACCTGTGTTTGATTTCCTAAGCTATTTTTTAAAAAGGCCGTTATTTTTTCTGTCACTTGAATGACCTTTCCAAGCTCTGGATGGGACACTGTTACTAAAGTGAGAAAATAATAAGGCGGATAACCTGCTTTTTTTCGTAACGCCATCTCTTGGTGAAAATAGCGGATATAATCATGTTGTTTCACTAACTCAATACTATAATGTTCTGGTGTGTATGTTTGTATGACAACTTCACCTGCACGTTCATGCCTGCCCGCTCTTCCACTAACTTGAGTTAGTAATTGGAATGTTCGTTCTGATGCTCTAAAATCTGGGAGGTGCAACATCGAATCCGCTGCGAGTACACCAACAAGAGTAATATTAGGAAAATCAAGCCCTTTTGCTATCATTTGCGTACCTAACAGAATATCAGCTTTTCCTTCACCAAAAGCTTGCAATAATTTTTGGTGTGCTCCTTTTTTTCTAGTTGTATCAACATCCATTCGGATGACACGTGCTTCTGGTAGTAGCTTTCCGAGCTCTTCTTCTACTTTTTGGGTTCCCGTCCCAAAAAAACGAACGTGCTCACTTCCACATGATTGACATGTTGTGATCATTTGTTCTTCATGACCACAATAATGGCATTTTAATGCATTCTGATTTCGGTGATATGTTAAGGAAATATCACAATGCTCACACTGTGCTACATAACCACAGTCTCGACACATCACAAATGTTGAATACCCTCTTCGGTTAAGAAAAAGAACAGATTGTTCTTTTTTTTCGAGTCGATTTTGTAAATGATGAAACAACGACGTTGAAAACATCGAGCGATTTCCAGACCGTAATTCTTCACGCATATCAATGATTTCTACTGCTGGTAACGGTTTGTCGTTCACTCGTTTTGTTAGGGGCAACACATGGTATCTTCCTTTTAGCCCTCTGGCATACGTTTCTAACGAAGGCGTAGCACTTCCTAACACAACGGGACAGTTATGATAATTCCCTCGATAAATTGCGACTTCACGAGCATGATAACGGGGGTTGTCTTCTTGTTTGTAACTTCCTTCATGCTCTTCATCAATAATGACAAGTCCTAAGTTTTCAAATGGTGCGAAAATAGCAGAGCGAGCACCTACAACAACTCGAACTTGTTTACGATGGATTTTTCGCCATTCGTCATATTTTTCACCTATCGAAAGTCCACTATGTAAGACCGCTACTTCATTTCCAAATCGCCCCTTAAACCGATCGACCATTTGAGGAGTTAACGAAATTTCTGGAACTAAAACAATTGCATCTTTTCCTTTCTTTAACACTTCAGCTATCGCCTGTAAATAAACTTCGGTTTTTCCACTTCCCGTTACACCATGTAATAAAAACGTGTCGTGCCGTTTTTCCTCAATGGCTGATAAGATAGGTTCAATCGTTTGTTGTTGCTCTATTGTTAGTGGCAACGCTTCTGTTTTTTTAAACTGTAGTTCCTCGAATGGGTCACGATACACTTCGATTTCATATTGTTCAATTAATCCTTTTGCTTCTAATGCTTTAACAGATTGTCGAGATGCTGTCGTTTGTTCAAGCAGTTGCTGTAAAGAGATGTCTTTTGGCTGTTGAATAAAAAAAGAAAGCAATTCCTTTTGTTTTGCTGCACGAGCTGATGTTTGTTCGAGTTCTTTTTTTAGCTGGTCTATCGGTTGAAGTACTTTTATTCTTTTCTCTTGCTTTTTTTGGCCTTTTTCTTTTACCTGATACTTAATTTCTACCGTTCCATTTTTTACAGCTTGTTGAACTTCGTTTACATGCTTTGCGTCTTTTTTTATGCTATCCCACGATATGGAAGTAGACGTTTCAAATAACGGTGCCAAAGCAGGAGAAAGGTTTGTTTCATGTAAAACTCTCACTTCTTTTTTAACAGTTGTTCTCATGGCTGCAGGGAGCATGACTTGATAGGCAGAAATTCGAAAGCATAAAATTGTCTCCGCTAGCCATTTCCCTATATTTAATAACTCTTCTGTTAACACTGGTGTGACATCTAATAATTCAATAATCGACTTTATATTTTTCACAGTCGATTCTTCAACAATATCGATAACAAACCCTTGAATTTTTCGTGGGCCAAATGGAACGATGACACGCATTCCTTTTTCAATAATGTCTATATATTCTGTTGGTATTTTATAATCAAAAAGCTTATCTGTTTGCCCACTCGGAATGTCAACAATGACTTTAGCAAACATCGTAAGCCATTCCTTTATGGGCGATAATTTCTTTCCATATTTCAGCTGCGACTTCTTGTTTCGGTAAAAGTGGGAGGGGTTTTACATCTTCTTCTGTTATTATAAGTACACGATTAGTATCCGATCCGAACCCTGCCCCTTTTTCCGTAATATCATTAGCTATAATCATATCTAAGTTTTTACGTTTTAACTTGTCTTTTGCATAGTGTTCTACTTGTTGAGACTCAGCAGCAAACCCAACTAACATTTGATTCCTTTTATTTTCACCTAATGTTTTGAGTATATCTAGTGTTCGTTCAAACTCAATTGACAACGGACCTTCTTGTTTCTTTACTTTTTGTGAATACGTTTGTTTCGGTCGATAATCAGACACCGCTGCGCTTTTAATGACAAAGTCACTTGTTGGGTATGCTTTAATAACAGCTTCATACATCTCTTCGGCCGTGACAACAGGAACAAATGCTACCCCTTTTGGCACGTCTAGAGAAGATGGACCTGAAATCAGTGTGACATTCGCACCTAACGCGACCGCCTCTTTTGCTAGCGCATATCCCATTTTTCCGGAAGAGTGATTACTAATAAAACGAACAGGGTCAATTTTTTCTTGGGTTGGTCCTGCTGTAATGAGGACGTGTTTATTTTGTAAAGGTTTGTCCTTTTCTTTAGCAAAAAAAGATGTTAGATAAGCTACTATATCTTCCGGTTCTGCCAATCTTCCTTTTCCTACATATCCACAAGCAAGATAACCCTCGTTTGGTTCAATAAACTGATAGCCATCTTGTTGAATTCTCTTCATATTTCGTTCTACAGCGGGATGTTCATACATATGAACATTCATCGCTGGAGCCACTAATACAGGGGCTGTCGTTGCCAAAAGTGTTGTCGATATCATATCATCAGCAATTCCATTTGCTAGCTTTCCAATCATGTTTGCTGTTGCAGGAGCGACGACAACAACATCAGCCCAATCAGCAATATCAATATGAGCGACAACTTTCGGGTCATTTTCACTAAATGTATCATCATAAACGATATTCCTTGATAATGTTTGAAATGTTAATGGTGTCACAAATTCCTTTGCAGACTTTGACATCGCAACCTTAACATTTGCGCCCGCTTGCACGAGTTTACTCGTTAATGCTGTAGCTTTAAAAACGGCAATTCCCCCGGTTACACATAATAATACATTTTTCCCAGCTATCACGCCTCGTTCCCCCTATCATCCATTTCTATACGTTTTGACATAATGAAAGAAAACAACCTACAAGATATAGGTTGTTTTTATTTCTTTTACTCTTCTTCTGTATATCGTTCAAATTTAAGATGTTCATGAATAATTTCTTCTAACGCCATTCCAACTGGTTTATAGGATGCTGGTTTTTCTACTAATGGTGCACGACGTGCGTTTTCTTTGATTTCACGAGCACGTTTCGATGACACCGTTACTAACGTATATTTCGAATCTAATTTATCCATTAAAGAGTCAATTGATGGGTATAACATATTATTCGACCTCCACAAGTTGTTTGTATTTTTCAATTAGTCTTTCTCGTTTACAATGTTCTGCAACAACGATAGCTTTAATGCGCTCAACCGCCAATTCCACTTCGTCATTTTCAACGACATAATCATATTTCTTCATCATTTCAATTTCTTCTTTCGCGACTGTCATTCTTTTGTCAATGATATCCGCTGTTTCTGTGCCACGACCTTGGATTCGTTTTCTGAGCTCGGCTAAGCTTGGTGGCATTAAGAAGATAAAGACCCCTTCTGGAAACCGCTCTCTTACTTTTAACGCTCCTTGCACTTCAATTTCTAAAATAATATCCGTTCCAGCCTCTAGTGTTTGACGGACGTAGTCAATTGGTGTTCCATAATAATTCCCAACATATTCAGCCCATTCTAATAGCTCATTTTTTTCAATCATCGCTTCAAACTGTTCACGCGATTTAAAAAAATAATTCACACCATCTACCTCACCGGCTCTTGGTGAACGTGTCGTTGCAGAAACTGAATATTGAATATCTGTATTTTCTTTCCGAAGTGCTGTACAAACCGTACCTTTTCCTACCCCTGCTGGACCTGACAGCACTATAAGTAAACCTTTTTCTTTCTTCATATGTACCTCCATTATATAAGCCACATGACTTTAAGCTTCGTCTGCACCATCCTCTTTTGTTGTCAACCGTTGAGCAACTGTTTCAGGCTGGACTGCGCTTAAAATAACATGGTCACTATCCGCTATAATTACCGCTCTCGTTCTCCGACCATATGTAGCATCAATCAGCATGTTTCTATCTCTTGCTTCTTGAATGATTCGTTTTATTGGTGCGGATTCAGGACTTACTATAGAAATGATTCGATTAGCAGAAACAATATTCCCAAACCCAATATTGATTAACTTAATATTCATGATATTTTCCCCCATTAGGTGAGCGGTCCTATGACTCCCACTATTTTTGCCATTCTATGTTTACTATATACGAAAATTCAGTCGAGCACTAGCGTGAATTCTCGTTTTATTCAATATTTTGCACTTGTTCTTTAATTTTCTCTATCTCACTCTTTAATTCTACTACTTGCTGACTAATATGTATATCATTTGCTTTTGAACCTATCGTATTGGATTCCCGATTTAATTCTTGAACGAGAAAATCTAACTTTCTTCCAATCGGTTCCTCTTCTTGTAAGATGAGAAGAAACTGTTGGCAATGCGACGTCAATCTTGTTAATTCTTCCTCTATATTTGATTTATCTGCAAATAAGGCCACTTCTGTTATTATTCTCGCCTCATCGATATCAAGTTGTCCGTCAACGACATCTTTAATTTTTTTATATAATTTTTTTTCATATTTTGACACAACTGATGGGGCATACTTTGTTAGTTCATGAACAATGGTCGATATTTTTTCAATTCGTTTTTTTACATCATCACACAACACAGAGCCTTCCTCTTGTCTCATCTTTACAAGCTGAAGGAGAGCATTTTCAACTGCTTCTACAATGGTAGCTTGGAGCTTTGAAGATTCATTTTCCTTTTCAATCACTTCCACGACATTGTCTTGAAATAAAATCGCCTCTAGTAATTTTTCTTTTGCTACTCCTGTTTCATTCATCATCTCGTCCGCCACGTTTGAATACTCTTTGACTAGCGACCAATCTACTTTTACAGATTTCGTTACTAGCTCTTCTCCATCAATTCCGATATAAAGCTCTATTTTTCCTCGTTTTAGTTGTTCTTGAACTCGCTTTTTTATACGGTCTTCGATTTGTAAAAACTGACGAGGAATTCGGATTGTTATTTCGGAAAAGCGATGGTTAAAAGACCGTATTTCAACAGTGACTTTCCCACTTTCACTAGAGACAGACGCTTGACCATATCCTGTCATACTCTTTACCATACTTATCACATCCACTTTCTCTATTCTAACCAATTTTACCATTTGCAACAAGTAGAAGAAAGAAGAGACGTTTTATCAACAGCCTTTTTGTTATAAGAGAGAGTTGCTGTACGCATTGCATCCACATCTATATGTACAAGCAGGTGTAAAACTACGACAAAACGCCTTTGAGAATCCATGTCTCTAAGGCGTTTTATTGTCTCTTTTTTGTAATGTATTATTTTTTTAATAATCGGAAGCCACCTAATGCCACAGTTGGAATAGAGGCCATTCCAAGAATTAACAACCACTCTCTTCCCGTCAAACTTGTTGTATGGAAAATTCCTTGAAGTGGTGGATAATATACAACGACTAACATTAAAAGAATGGATGATATCACAGCAAAAACAAGATAAATATTTTCAAATGGATTTCGATGGAAAACCGAATATTCACTGCGACAATCAAATACATGGATTAGCTGTGCCATTACTAATGTCACAAAAGCGACCGTTTGAGCTTTCATTAAATCATTCGGGTCGGCGTTCAAAGTGACCATAAAGGCGACTAATGTAACAATACCAATCATAAATCCACGGCTTATGATTTTCCACGCTAACCCTCTGGCAAACACACCTTCATTTGGACTTCGTGGTGGTCTTTTCATGACATCACCTTCTGCTTTGTCCATTCCAAGAGCCATTGCAGGTAACCCATCTGTCACTAAATTAATCCATAAAATTTGAATCGCTACTAATGGCAGCGGAAGACCTAACATCATAGCAAATAACATGACGAGAATTTCACCAACATTTGAGGCAAGCATATACCGAATGAATTTTCTAATATTTTCATAGATATTTCGCCCTTCTTTAATAGCGGCTTTAATCGTAGCGAAATTATCATCACTTAAGATTAAAGATGACGCTTCTTTTGCTACATCTGTTCCCGTAATCCCCATGGCAATCCCAATATTCGCTGCTTTAATTGCAGGTGCATCATTCACACCATCACCTGTCATCGCTACAATATGACCTTTTGCTTGTAGAGCCTTCACGATTTTCAACTTATGTTCAGGCGATACCCTGGCATACACGTACACATCATCAACAATTTCTTCTAAATCTTTCACACTTAATCTGGATAAGGTTTGACCATCTAACACTTTTCCTCCCTTTGGAAGTATGCTTAATTGTGTGGCTATCGCTTTAGCCGTTATTACATGGTCACCAGTAATCATGATTGTTTTTATTCCTGCTTGGCGACATTCACGAATGGAATCACGAACTTCTTCGCGTGGTGGATCAATCATACCTTCCAATCCAATAAACGTTAAATTACGTTCCACATCTATTGTTTGTTCTATCGATTCCCCAGCTTTAATCGGTCGATATGCAATTGCAATTGTTCGTAATGCTTGACTGGCTAGTGTCGT
It contains:
- the rsmB gene encoding 16S rRNA (cytosine(967)-C(5))-methyltransferase RsmB — protein: MSKKSVREIALDVLLQIEKNQAYSNLLLNQTINKTEIEKRDVALLTEIIYGTIQRRDTLDYYLKPFVKKGLSSLQQWVHVLLRLSLYQMVYLNKVPERAVVHEAVKIAKKRGHQGISGMVNGILRSIQREGLSDFSDISDEVERLAVETSHPLWLVKRWVDQYGFDATKKICEQNLRPPVVTLRVNQTKGTKEEAIIRLREEGIEVEHGHLSEDALKVVNGNIPKTESFRNGFITIQDESSMLVARALAPSKHSQVLDCCAAPGGKSTHLAERMMNTGNVIALDLHEHKVKLIKESKERLQLTNVREQVLDARLANEHYSEQSFDYILVDAPCSGLGVIQRKPDLKWTKTTKDMEAISTIQQKILAHVAPLLKKGGTLVYSTCTIDAIENEDIVLNFLKEHKEFDFDPTLFERLPNVLQRKKQGNTGYVTILPHEFGTDGFFIAALVRNS
- the rlmN gene encoding 23S rRNA (adenine(2503)-C(2))-methyltransferase RlmN, whose product is MAEMKAKTDKENKVSIYSLSFNELEQWLVDEGEPKFRAAQIYDWLYKKRVTQVDDMTNLSNQLREKLTQAFTLTTLHIVTKQVSSDGTVKFLFELHDGYSIETVVMRHEYGNSVCVTTQVGCRIGCTFCASTLGGLKRNLEAGEIVAQVLEAQRAMDAQEQRVSSVVVMGIGEPFDNYEALLSFIKTINHDQGLNIGARHITVSTSGIVPYIYKFADEGMQINFAISLHAPTMEIRTKLMPINKAYPLPKLMDAIAYYIDKTGRRVTFEYGLFGGVNDQDEHAEQLADLIKNIKCHVNLIPVNYVVERDYKRTPREQIFSFERVLKKRGINTTIRREQGHDIDAACGQLRAKERKEETR
- the fmt gene encoding methionyl-tRNA formyltransferase; the protein is MNVIFMGTPDFSVPVLKQLLDDDYHIIAVVTQPDRPKGRKKTITPPPVKVEALANNIPVYQPEKIKDEKELETILELKPDLIITAAFGQILPKALLDAPKYGCINVHASLLPKYRGGAPIHQAIIDGEKETGITIMYMAEKLDAGDIISQTVVPILENDHVGSLHNKLSAAGAKLLSTTLPDLLAGDIKPQQQDDDEATFAKNISREQEKINWAMNGEAIYNQIRGLHPWPVAFTTIEDKNVKVWWGNKVKVDNGQCPGTILRIENDGFIVATGNEVGIKITDLQPAGKKRMMAQQYLQGTGSFLKEGMIIGEDDE
- the pknB gene encoding Stk1 family PASTA domain-containing Ser/Thr kinase gives rise to the protein MIGKRISGRYQILDRVGGGGMANVYKALDVILDREVAVKVLQPQFSGDEQFIKRFRREAQAATSLAHPNVVSIYDVGEEEDIYYIVMEYVEGPTLKEYIQQKGPIPLDETIHIMSQVMSAISHAHMNQIVHRDIKPHNILISSNGDAKVTDFGIARAMSSATITHTNSVMGSVHYLSPEQARGGVVNLKSDIYSLGIVLYEMVTGKLPFSGDTAVSIAIKHLQSEVPSVRSYQENVPQSIENIIKKATAKDPFHRYATVYDMAEDLETALDPSRFHEEPFVIPTDDEVTKAIPIIKDNMLNDNDMDKTIEATQPKPDKVEPPAELPKEKGKKKKRTVKIIVLLIFLFLLAAVGTFAFLPNLLKVDEVEVPDVLTLDVDEAEATLVEKDLEVEIEFIADDEAEENTVVRQHPRSGSVVKVNSVVTLYVSEGKEKTAMPNVVDLPRDRAERLLEGVAEIEFVERETGEYEPGIILSQNPEAGSLIIMEETTVHLTVSAEAEISLENLSGITEEAAREYLKSEGLVGQFTNQHSNSVTEGRIISQSPNPFTKVKKGDVVNLVVSKGPEPEPEPEPEPEPEPEPQEPKSRAIEAQIPIGVDDEDKERGASFHIRIVFDDATTSSEKVFVDETIKDSKTYRVPLRVSTEKGATVKLFIDGEEVKTYSYSY
- a CDS encoding Stp1/IreP family PP2C-type Ser/Thr phosphatase, which translates into the protein MNFAFKTDVGQARPHNEDNGGVFLAKDGAVLAVVADGMGGHQAGDVASKMTKMILEEKWSEVEQISNPSHAEQWLMDNIYQVNEKLYSHANEHVECQGMGTTLVAAICTNQFVTIAHIGDSRGYVLNTSGFIQKTQDHSLVNELVRTGQITDQEAENHPRKNVLLRALGTESQIKVDVITLEWEIGNYLLLCSDGLSNKVIDEEINDVLLSDEKIEEKVNKLITIANERGGEDNITVAVVHYSSSDDEVR